In Phycisphaerae bacterium, one genomic interval encodes:
- a CDS encoding glycosyltransferase family 2 protein — MRFLVAIPVYNEERYLPGVLTAVRRYTSDILVVDDGSTDATPALLRLEPGVRVITHRENRGYGRSLIDAFAFADRHRYDWVITIDCDEQHEPAQIPEFIAQAGAGGADIISGSRYLQARPDDDAAPPDRQQINFTINRVLRQVLGLALTDSFCGFKAHRVAALRRLRLDEPGYAFPLQFWVQCARAGLRIRELPVRRIYRDQSREFGGTLDDPAARLQHYLTVFVRELGRAGAQCPCRIGLPWHADTLAVCRLPQHD, encoded by the coding sequence ATGAGATTTCTCGTAGCCATCCCGGTGTACAACGAGGAGCGTTACCTGCCGGGCGTGCTGACGGCGGTCCGCCGGTACACCTCCGATATCCTGGTCGTGGATGACGGCTCGACCGACGCGACGCCGGCGCTGCTGCGGCTGGAGCCGGGCGTGCGCGTCATCACGCACCGCGAGAATCGCGGGTACGGCCGGAGCTTGATCGACGCATTTGCGTTCGCGGACCGGCACCGGTACGACTGGGTCATCACTATCGACTGCGACGAGCAGCACGAGCCGGCGCAGATTCCCGAGTTCATCGCCCAGGCCGGGGCGGGCGGCGCGGACATCATCAGCGGCTCGCGCTACCTGCAGGCGCGGCCGGATGACGACGCGGCCCCGCCGGACCGGCAGCAGATCAATTTCACGATCAACCGCGTCCTGCGCCAGGTGCTGGGGCTGGCGCTGACGGACTCGTTCTGCGGGTTCAAGGCCCACCGGGTGGCGGCGCTGCGGCGTCTGCGGCTCGATGAGCCGGGCTATGCCTTTCCGCTGCAATTCTGGGTACAGTGTGCGCGTGCCGGGCTGCGCATCCGCGAGCTGCCGGTCCGGCGGATTTATCGCGACCAGAGCCGCGAGTTCGGCGGGACCCTGGACGACCCGGCTGCCCGCTTGCAGCACTACCTGACGGTCTTCGTCCGCGAACTCGGGCGGGCGGGGGCGCAGTGCCCCTGCCGGATCGGGTTGCCGTGGCACGCAGACACGTTGGCCGTATGTCGTTTGCCGCAACACGACTGA
- a CDS encoding glycosyltransferase, whose product MATQGPILVLTASAGAGHLIAAEALAHELRAQAPGVAVEVLDVLSISNVVFRRLYAGGYLGLVRHAPAAMGWLYDAMDRPNGYIQNSVRIWIQNFNKLPTVRFVLQRRPRLILNTHYLPAEIVGQMRRAGQFECPQVTITTDYETHRIWVQSPTERYYTATEDGKAYLVTAGVRPEQVLVTGIPVRPGFDAELGVNAARQRCGLDAGRPVVLLLCGGFGVGPIGELLHELMHMPTDAQVVVIAGRNEALRARLAEQAQAGPPRVRVVGFTDKMHEWMQAADVVVTKPGGLTVAEALACGLPLVIVNPIPGQETRNSDYLLEHGAAIKVNNPRLLGYRVGKLLADTARLRGLQHAARAIARPHAARDIVADALRLLPVPHAV is encoded by the coding sequence TTGGCCACACAGGGTCCCATCCTGGTTCTCACCGCATCCGCCGGCGCCGGGCACCTGATTGCCGCGGAGGCCCTCGCCCACGAGCTGCGCGCGCAGGCGCCGGGCGTCGCGGTCGAAGTGCTCGACGTGCTCTCGATCTCGAATGTGGTATTTCGCCGGCTGTACGCCGGGGGCTACCTCGGGTTGGTGCGGCACGCCCCAGCGGCGATGGGCTGGCTCTACGATGCGATGGATCGGCCCAACGGCTACATCCAGAACTCGGTCCGTATCTGGATCCAGAACTTCAACAAGCTGCCGACGGTGCGATTCGTGCTGCAGCGGCGGCCGCGGCTGATCCTGAACACGCACTACCTGCCGGCGGAAATCGTCGGCCAGATGCGCCGCGCGGGTCAATTCGAGTGCCCGCAGGTCACGATCACGACCGACTACGAGACGCACCGTATCTGGGTGCAGTCGCCGACGGAGCGCTACTACACCGCGACCGAGGATGGCAAGGCGTACCTGGTCACCGCCGGCGTGCGGCCGGAGCAGGTCCTGGTGACCGGCATTCCGGTGCGCCCCGGTTTCGATGCGGAGCTGGGCGTGAACGCGGCGCGGCAGCGCTGCGGGCTCGACGCCGGCCGACCGGTCGTGTTGCTCCTGTGCGGCGGGTTCGGCGTTGGGCCGATCGGCGAATTGCTGCACGAGCTGATGCACATGCCCACGGATGCGCAGGTGGTGGTGATCGCTGGCCGCAACGAGGCGCTCCGCGCGCGGCTCGCCGAACAGGCTCAGGCGGGGCCACCCCGCGTGCGCGTGGTCGGCTTCACCGACAAGATGCACGAGTGGATGCAGGCGGCCGATGTCGTGGTGACGAAGCCTGGGGGGCTGACCGTGGCCGAAGCGCTCGCGTGCGGGCTGCCGCTGGTCATCGTCAACCCGATCCCTGGCCAGGAGACGCGGAACAGCGACTACCTGCTCGAGCACGGCGCTGCGATCAAGGTCAACAATCCCCGCCTGCTCGGTTACCGGGTAGGCAAGCTGCTGGCGGACACCGCCCGCCTGCGGGGCCTGCAGCACGCGGCCCGGGCGATCGCCCGCCCGCACGCGGCGCGCGACATCGTCGCCGACGCCCTGCGTCTGCTCCCCGTTCCACACGCCGTTTGA
- the rnpA gene encoding ribonuclease P protein component encodes MTPEPHPTPARPRCYRFQRHLRITRHSEFERVMRAGRRGTDRVLTMWVLPNDRPHPRLGLVVGRKCGCAVQRNRWKRVLRTAFRLSQYDLPAGFDIVCAPRAGGTADLAACTEALVRLAERLARRFSET; translated from the coding sequence ATGACGCCCGAGCCCCACCCCACGCCCGCCCGCCCACGGTGCTACCGCTTCCAGCGCCACCTGCGCATCACAAGGCACAGCGAGTTCGAGCGCGTCATGCGCGCGGGGCGACGGGGGACCGACCGGGTGCTCACGATGTGGGTGTTGCCGAATGACCGGCCGCATCCCCGGCTGGGCTTGGTCGTGGGGCGCAAGTGCGGCTGCGCCGTGCAGCGCAATCGCTGGAAACGCGTCCTGCGGACGGCGTTCCGGCTGTCGCAATACGATCTGCCGGCGGGTTTTGACATCGTGTGCGCACCGCGCGCGGGCGGGACGGCGGACCTAGCGGCTTGCACGGAGGCGCTGGTTCGGTTAGCAGAACGGCTGGCACGGCGGTTCTCCGAGACGTAG
- a CDS encoding ABC transporter ATP-binding protein — MSSPLLSAEGIHKTYTMGRVRLQVLRGCNLRVAAGEFVAIMGKSGSGKSTLLHILGALDVPQHGEVLFQNMPVFAPPRERWFYATALDVLSSYERRRIAFRRHAFGFVFQFYHLLPELDVLENVLLTRMVGTSLFEWFRKRAAARRAALAVLQRVGLQERLRHRPAELSGGERQRVAIARALVHGPKILFADEPTGNLDAAAGAELMALLKGLHGEGQTIVMVTHDAGIAAQADRILRLEDGVLRQVQP; from the coding sequence ATGAGTAGCCCGCTGCTCAGCGCCGAGGGCATCCACAAGACCTACACCATGGGGCGGGTACGCCTGCAGGTCCTCCGTGGCTGCAACCTCCGCGTCGCGGCCGGCGAGTTCGTCGCCATCATGGGCAAGTCCGGCAGCGGCAAGAGCACGCTGCTCCACATCCTTGGCGCGCTCGACGTCCCGCAGCACGGCGAAGTGCTCTTTCAGAACATGCCGGTCTTCGCGCCGCCGCGCGAGCGCTGGTTCTACGCCACGGCGCTTGACGTGCTCTCGTCCTACGAGCGCCGCCGGATCGCGTTCCGGCGGCACGCGTTCGGCTTCGTGTTCCAGTTCTACCACCTGCTGCCCGAGCTGGACGTGCTGGAGAACGTCCTGCTCACGCGGATGGTGGGAACCAGCCTGTTCGAGTGGTTTCGCAAGCGGGCCGCGGCGCGGCGCGCGGCGCTCGCGGTCCTGCAGCGCGTTGGCCTGCAGGAGCGGCTGCGCCACCGGCCAGCCGAGCTCTCGGGTGGCGAACGGCAGCGCGTGGCCATCGCCCGGGCGCTCGTGCACGGGCCAAAGATCCTGTTCGCGGATGAACCGACCGGTAATCTCGACGCGGCCGCCGGCGCCGAGCTGATGGCGCTGCTGAAGGGGCTGCACGGCGAGGGTCAGACGATCGTGATGGTGACGCACGATGCGGGAATCGCCGCCCAGGCGGATCGCATCCTGCGACTCGAAGACGGCGTGCTCCGGCAGGTCCAGCCCTGA
- a CDS encoding ABC transporter permease: MYKLFLTLRYLRKRRIAYFAIAAVTLCTAMVLIVMSVMGGFLDQLKLKARGLLGDIIIDNRSYSGFPLYEEFIRDISAWPEIEKATPVLYSYGLLRFHGTPQTNTVRVVGLRLAEVYEINAFKSGLYYERHYPGTTMLAEQQQPLLGFDTSAPLIEWRDEEDRVLGQGPRPLLPPDYQQALVRSSAAGVVDDESPATDWTATCRAANLPLIVGRYEVVPGAGPPELAGDPLPGLIIGRDILAKRLPDGRYQRYWHYPRGCVVSVTLLPASETGSIDTPVKPLFRYADDSRTGIYDIDSQHVYCDFDLLQRLLQMGAAERVDPDTGRVLGTVPARCSQIQIKIKPGVDASALAYRLQQHYHGFVSDARFQERLSLSDMQLIGYIEGMTWEQSQAHMIAPIEKERKLVTILFAIISLVAAVLVLCILYMIVLQKTRDIGIVKAIGGSSGGVALIFVIYGAAVGLVGSTLGSVMGYYFVRYINTVQDALIALDPRWQVWDRSVYTFDMIPSTVRVEDLVTVVAVAVLTSTLGSLAAAWRAGGMQPVEAMRYE; encoded by the coding sequence GTGTATAAGCTCTTCCTCACCCTCCGCTACCTCCGCAAACGCCGCATCGCGTATTTCGCGATCGCAGCGGTGACGCTGTGCACCGCCATGGTGCTGATCGTCATGTCGGTCATGGGCGGCTTCCTGGACCAGCTCAAGCTCAAGGCCCGCGGGTTGCTCGGCGACATCATCATCGACAACCGCTCGTACAGCGGCTTCCCGCTGTACGAGGAGTTCATCAGGGACATCTCCGCCTGGCCCGAGATCGAGAAGGCGACTCCCGTCCTGTACTCATACGGCCTGCTCCGTTTTCACGGCACACCGCAAACCAACACCGTCCGGGTCGTCGGCCTGCGGCTGGCCGAGGTCTACGAGATCAACGCCTTCAAGAGCGGGCTGTACTACGAGCGCCACTACCCCGGCACAACCATGCTGGCGGAGCAGCAGCAGCCGCTGCTGGGATTCGACACGAGCGCGCCCCTGATCGAGTGGCGCGACGAGGAGGACCGCGTGCTCGGCCAGGGGCCGCGCCCGCTCCTGCCGCCGGACTACCAGCAGGCCCTGGTCCGCAGCAGCGCCGCGGGCGTCGTGGACGACGAGTCGCCGGCGACCGACTGGACCGCGACCTGCCGGGCGGCGAACCTGCCGTTGATCGTTGGCCGGTATGAGGTGGTCCCGGGCGCCGGGCCGCCGGAACTCGCCGGCGACCCGCTGCCCGGCTTGATCATCGGCCGCGACATCCTCGCGAAGCGGCTGCCGGACGGCCGCTACCAGCGCTACTGGCACTACCCGCGCGGCTGCGTCGTGTCCGTGACGCTGCTGCCGGCGTCGGAGACCGGCAGCATCGACACGCCCGTGAAGCCGCTGTTCCGCTACGCGGACGATTCGCGCACCGGCATTTACGACATCGACTCGCAGCACGTGTACTGTGACTTCGATCTGCTCCAGCGGCTGCTGCAAATGGGCGCGGCGGAGCGCGTGGACCCTGACACGGGCCGCGTGCTCGGCACGGTGCCGGCCCGCTGCTCACAGATCCAGATCAAGATCAAGCCCGGCGTGGACGCCTCTGCCCTGGCCTATCGGCTGCAGCAGCACTACCACGGCTTCGTCTCCGATGCGCGCTTTCAGGAGCGGCTCAGCCTCAGCGACATGCAGCTCATCGGCTACATCGAGGGGATGACCTGGGAGCAGTCGCAGGCCCACATGATCGCCCCGATCGAGAAGGAGCGGAAGCTGGTGACGATCCTGTTCGCCATCATCTCGCTCGTCGCCGCCGTACTGGTGCTGTGCATCCTCTACATGATCGTGCTGCAGAAAACGCGCGACATCGGCATCGTGAAGGCCATCGGCGGCTCGTCGGGCGGCGTGGCGCTGATCTTCGTGATCTACGGGGCGGCGGTGGGGCTGGTCGGCAGCACGCTCGGCTCGGTAATGGGTTACTACTTCGTCCGCTACATCAACACGGTGCAGGACGCCCTGATCGCGCTGGACCCGCGCTGGCAGGTCTGGGACCGCTCCGTGTACACCTTCGACATGATCCCCAGCACGGTGCGCGTCGAAGACCTGGTCACCGTCGTCGCGGTGGCGGTCCTGACGTCGACGCTCGGCTCGCTGGCGGCGGCGTGGCGGGCGGGCGGCATGCAGCCGGTGGAGGCGATGCGCTATGAGTAG
- a CDS encoding ATP-binding protein: MPGKRPRQMTFRDLLVSRGLEATVRAANPWWQGERIVDLPPVRRWAFGSVLSGLTKGLTPAVVLRGPRQVGKTTLLNQVIHALLDDGIDPTRIFRVQFDDLPDLRRLSMPIIEMCGWYAESVLGMSLHQAARTGQKAFIFLDEVQNLRDWAPQLKSLVDLNPLRVLVTGSSALRIEAGRDSLAGRVTSIEMGPLLLREVAQIRSFGHLPAFLPENGLSPLRDKTFWTGLRDFGQQQRDLRMQAFEAFSARGTYPVAQARADMPWERVADFLNETVIRRAIQHDLRMGPRGQKRDETLLAEVFRLACRYAGQSPKQALYLEELRQALHANIGWQRVLAYLRFLDGTLLVRLIEPLELRLKRKRGPSKLCLCDHALRAAWLQEVVPLAPATLEQHPHLADLAGRLAESTVGYFFRSIIGLDVAHFPERGPEPEVDFVLTVGEQRIPVEVKYRRRIDHDDTRGLRSFIERAHYNAPFGVIVTLLDEPATDDPRIVSVPLSSLLLLR; encoded by the coding sequence GTGCCCGGGAAGCGACCGCGACAGATGACCTTTCGGGATCTGCTGGTCTCACGGGGACTGGAAGCCACCGTGCGCGCCGCGAACCCTTGGTGGCAGGGTGAACGAATCGTCGATCTGCCGCCAGTCCGGCGCTGGGCGTTCGGTTCGGTTTTGAGTGGTCTCACGAAAGGTCTGACGCCGGCCGTAGTGCTGCGCGGTCCGCGGCAGGTGGGTAAGACCACTCTGCTGAACCAAGTGATTCATGCGCTGCTGGACGACGGCATCGATCCGACCCGGATTTTCCGCGTGCAGTTCGACGACTTGCCCGACCTGCGGCGCCTGTCGATGCCCATCATCGAAATGTGCGGATGGTACGCCGAAAGCGTGCTCGGCATGTCCCTGCATCAGGCGGCGCGGACGGGCCAAAAGGCGTTCATCTTCCTGGATGAAGTGCAGAACCTCCGCGACTGGGCTCCGCAACTCAAGAGCCTGGTTGACCTGAATCCGCTGCGGGTGCTGGTGACCGGAAGCTCGGCGCTCCGGATCGAGGCCGGCCGTGACAGTCTGGCTGGCCGCGTGACGTCGATCGAGATGGGGCCGCTCTTGCTCCGGGAAGTCGCGCAGATTCGGTCGTTCGGGCACCTCCCGGCGTTCCTGCCCGAAAACGGGCTCTCACCGTTGCGCGACAAGACGTTCTGGACCGGCCTGCGTGATTTCGGGCAGCAGCAGCGCGACCTCCGAATGCAGGCCTTCGAAGCGTTCTCCGCCCGCGGCACCTATCCGGTGGCCCAGGCCCGCGCGGACATGCCCTGGGAACGCGTCGCTGATTTCCTCAACGAGACCGTCATCCGGCGCGCCATCCAACACGATCTGCGCATGGGACCGCGCGGCCAGAAGCGCGACGAAACCCTGCTCGCGGAAGTCTTCCGGCTCGCGTGCCGTTATGCCGGTCAGTCCCCCAAGCAGGCCCTCTACCTGGAGGAGTTGCGGCAGGCGCTGCACGCCAACATCGGCTGGCAACGCGTGCTGGCCTACCTGCGCTTTCTGGACGGCACCCTGCTGGTACGCCTGATTGAACCATTGGAGCTACGGCTGAAGCGCAAACGCGGGCCGTCCAAGCTCTGCTTGTGCGACCATGCTTTGCGCGCTGCCTGGCTTCAGGAGGTTGTGCCGCTGGCGCCTGCGACGCTCGAGCAGCACCCACATTTGGCTGATCTGGCCGGCCGACTCGCAGAGAGCACGGTCGGATATTTCTTCCGGTCTATCATCGGTCTCGATGTGGCGCACTTCCCCGAGCGCGGGCCTGAACCGGAGGTCGATTTCGTGTTGACGGTCGGTGAACAGCGCATCCCGGTGGAGGTGAAATACCGCCGCCGCATTGACCACGACGACACCCGCGGCCTTCGGTCATTCATCGAGCGGGCCCACTACAACGCGCCGTTTGGCGTGATCGTCACGCTACTGGACGAGCCGGCCACCGACGACCCCCGCATCGTGTCCGTGCCGCTGTCGTCGCTCTTGCTGTTGCGCTAG
- a CDS encoding type II toxin-antitoxin system HicB family antitoxin, protein MPTELTIIFERGEQGWWIASIPEVPGAFSQGQTKEEARANVIDALAELMAARRESALRDRTASSEVESVPLAS, encoded by the coding sequence ATGCCGACAGAGCTGACCATCATCTTCGAGCGTGGCGAGCAAGGCTGGTGGATCGCCAGCATCCCAGAGGTTCCTGGCGCCTTCTCCCAGGGACAAACCAAAGAAGAAGCACGCGCGAACGTCATCGATGCGCTGGCTGAACTGATGGCGGCCCGGCGCGAGTCGGCGCTGCGTGACCGGACCGCATCCTCCGAAGTCGAAAGCGTTCCGCTCGCGAGCTAG
- the lysS gene encoding lysine--tRNA ligase, protein MSDQITDRRAKLEKIRALGVDPYGARFVDITPNAVIRAAAEKLPLEAGQIRAEADAHFRAAGRVVLYRDIGSLIFMTVRDRTGELQFGLSKKMLLEATQPRSHEATQGSDGGGPAPAAGDVQWKVAKLLDLGDVVGVEGQLGRTKTGELTLWARSLTLLSKALRPPPEKWHGLTDVEARYRRRYVDLLSNPDSQRVFLLRARIMDHARAVLARRGFIEVDTPVLQPIYGGAAARPFMTHHNTLDMDLYLRISPELYLKRCLVGGLERVYEFARCFRNEGISPRHNPEFTMLELYQAYGDYHDMMDITEEIFAGAAKLVAGTYRIATKPRSHEATEGAGAARTGEAAAEPSGEATREGEAPAEPVIDFTPPWPRRKYADLFAEYVGFPLTDVAAVRQRARELFATKQLTLDERKADDAIVINALFEHYVEAHLVNPTFVLDYPAPLCPLTKRDPGDPNVALRFEVFVNRMELGNAYSELNDPDVQRATFSRQLRGEEGETMAVMDEDYVEALECGMPPAGGLGIGIDRLVMLLTSSPSIRDVILFPLQRPQA, encoded by the coding sequence ATGAGTGACCAGATTACCGACCGCCGAGCCAAGCTGGAGAAGATTCGGGCCCTGGGCGTGGACCCGTACGGGGCACGGTTCGTCGATATCACGCCGAACGCCGTCATCCGGGCGGCGGCGGAGAAGTTACCGCTGGAGGCCGGGCAGATTCGCGCGGAGGCGGATGCACATTTTCGCGCCGCCGGCCGCGTGGTGCTGTACCGCGACATCGGCAGCCTGATCTTCATGACCGTGCGCGACCGGACGGGCGAGCTGCAGTTCGGGCTGAGTAAGAAGATGCTCTTGGAAGCCACGCAGCCACGTAGCCACGAAGCTACGCAGGGGAGCGACGGAGGGGGGCCTGCGCCCGCTGCGGGCGACGTGCAGTGGAAAGTGGCCAAGCTGCTGGATCTTGGCGATGTCGTTGGCGTTGAGGGACAGCTCGGGCGGACCAAGACCGGGGAGCTGACGCTGTGGGCGCGTTCGCTCACGCTGCTGAGCAAGGCCCTGCGGCCGCCGCCGGAGAAGTGGCACGGGTTGACCGATGTCGAAGCCCGCTATCGCCGGCGATATGTGGATTTGCTGAGCAACCCAGATTCGCAGCGCGTGTTCCTGTTGCGGGCGCGGATCATGGACCATGCCCGCGCGGTGCTGGCGCGGCGCGGGTTCATCGAAGTCGATACGCCGGTGCTGCAGCCGATCTACGGCGGGGCGGCGGCACGGCCGTTCATGACGCACCACAACACGCTGGACATGGATCTGTACTTGAGGATTTCGCCGGAGCTGTATTTGAAGCGCTGCCTGGTTGGCGGGCTGGAGCGGGTGTACGAGTTCGCGCGCTGCTTCCGCAACGAGGGCATCAGTCCGCGGCACAACCCCGAGTTCACCATGCTGGAGCTGTACCAGGCGTACGGCGATTACCACGACATGATGGACATCACCGAGGAGATCTTCGCGGGGGCGGCGAAGCTGGTGGCGGGGACGTACCGGATAGCCACGAAGCCACGCAGCCACGAAGCCACGGAGGGGGCGGGTGCGGCACGGACGGGCGAAGCTGCTGCTGAGCCGAGCGGCGAGGCCACTCGGGAGGGCGAGGCTCCCGCCGAGCCGGTCATCGACTTCACGCCGCCGTGGCCGCGGCGGAAATACGCCGACCTGTTTGCGGAGTACGTCGGCTTTCCGTTGACGGACGTGGCGGCGGTGCGGCAGCGGGCGCGCGAGCTGTTCGCGACGAAACAGCTTACGCTGGACGAGCGCAAGGCGGACGACGCCATCGTGATCAATGCGCTGTTCGAGCATTACGTCGAGGCGCACCTGGTGAACCCGACGTTCGTGCTGGACTACCCGGCGCCGCTGTGCCCGCTCACGAAGCGCGACCCCGGCGACCCAAACGTGGCGCTGCGGTTCGAGGTCTTCGTGAACCGGATGGAGCTGGGCAACGCGTACAGCGAGCTGAATGACCCGGACGTGCAGCGGGCCACGTTCAGCCGGCAACTCCGCGGCGAAGAGGGGGAGACGATGGCGGTCATGGATGAGGACTACGTCGAGGCGCTGGAGTGCGGTATGCCGCCGGCGGGCGGACTGGGTATCGGCATCGACCGCCTGGTGATGTTGCTGACCAGCAGCCCCAGCATTCGGGACGTGATCCTGTTCCCGCTGCAACGGCCGCAGGCGTGA
- a CDS encoding DUF1801 domain-containing protein, with the protein MHSKTQTVAAYLAELPADRRAALEAVRDVIRANLGDGYEEGMQYGMIGYYVPHRVYPPGYHCDPKQPLPFAGLASQKNHMSVHLMCVYGHPEHEAWFRAAWAKTGKKLDMGKSCVRFKKLDDLPLEVIGAAVARVPVEKFIAYYESAIKGGGAKRGKS; encoded by the coding sequence ATGCACAGCAAAACTCAGACCGTGGCAGCGTACCTCGCCGAGTTGCCTGCCGACCGCCGGGCCGCGCTCGAGGCGGTCCGCGACGTGATTCGAGCGAACCTCGGCGACGGCTACGAAGAGGGCATGCAGTACGGCATGATCGGCTACTACGTCCCGCACCGCGTCTATCCGCCCGGGTACCACTGCGACCCGAAACAGCCCCTGCCCTTCGCTGGCCTCGCGTCGCAGAAGAACCACATGTCGGTCCACCTCATGTGCGTGTACGGCCACCCCGAGCATGAGGCTTGGTTCCGGGCAGCGTGGGCCAAGACCGGCAAGAAGCTCGACATGGGTAAATCGTGCGTGCGGTTCAAGAAGCTCGACGATCTGCCGCTCGAAGTGATCGGCGCGGCCGTAGCCCGCGTCCCGGTCGAGAAGTTCATCGCCTACTATGAGTCGGCCATCAAGGGCGGCGGAGCCAAACGCGGAAAGTCGTAG
- a CDS encoding helix-turn-helix transcriptional regulator: MRNAIAEFRRRVIIGRLAGGLAYTVGTLERTLRSPQPAVSNHLGVLRQVARATTQKQGQQCLY; encoded by the coding sequence GTGCGCAACGCCATCGCCGAATTCCGGCGGCGCGTGATCATCGGGCGCCTCGCCGGTGGGCTGGCATACACGGTCGGGACGCTCGAGCGGACGCTGCGTTCTCCGCAGCCCGCCGTGTCGAATCACCTCGGCGTGCTACGGCAGGTTGCCCGGGCAACAACGCAGAAGCAGGGCCAACAATGCTTGTATTGA
- a CDS encoding DUF1579 domain-containing protein, whose protein sequence is MQAEPRKEHHWLQKLVGKWTYESECTMGPDQPPMKSTGSESVRSLGDLWVLCDGTGEMPGDGTATMLMTLGYDPRTRRFVGTWIGSMMTYLWVYDGELDATEKILTLSAEGPNMAAEGKLAKYKDVIEFKSDDHRTLTSHIFGEDGQWQRFMTAHYRRKK, encoded by the coding sequence ATGCAAGCAGAACCGCGCAAGGAACACCACTGGCTGCAGAAGCTGGTCGGCAAATGGACCTACGAAAGCGAATGCACCATGGGGCCGGACCAGCCGCCGATGAAGAGCACCGGCTCTGAAAGCGTGCGCTCGCTTGGCGACCTCTGGGTACTGTGCGATGGCACGGGCGAGATGCCCGGCGACGGCACCGCGACGATGCTGATGACACTCGGCTACGACCCGCGGACGCGGCGCTTCGTGGGCACTTGGATCGGCTCGATGATGACGTACCTGTGGGTGTACGACGGCGAGCTGGACGCGACAGAGAAGATTCTCACACTCAGTGCCGAAGGCCCCAACATGGCCGCCGAGGGCAAGCTGGCAAAGTACAAGGACGTGATCGAATTCAAGAGCGACGATCACCGCACGCTGACCTCGCACATCTTCGGCGAGGACGGCCAGTGGCAGCGTTTCATGACTGCGCATTACCGGCGGAAGAAGTAA
- a CDS encoding DUF1801 domain-containing protein has protein sequence MAAQAKTRAKTIDEYLAALGPEQRAALTKLRRTIRAAAPRAEECISYQLAAFRRNGMLVAMGATDRHCAFYLVSATTLDRFRDELRDYDVGKCTIRFPPDKPLPAALVRKLVEARLAENAARRGAST, from the coding sequence ATGGCCGCCCAAGCGAAGACCCGAGCCAAGACCATTGACGAGTACCTCGCCGCGTTGGGGCCGGAGCAGCGTGCCGCGCTGACGAAGCTGCGCAGGACGATCCGGGCTGCGGCGCCACGGGCGGAGGAGTGCATCAGCTACCAGCTCGCGGCGTTCCGGCGGAACGGCATGCTGGTGGCGATGGGGGCGACCGACCGCCACTGCGCGTTCTATCTGGTGAGCGCGACCACGCTGGATCGTTTCAGGGACGAGCTGCGGGACTACGACGTCGGCAAATGCACGATCCGCTTTCCGCCGGACAAGCCGCTCCCGGCCGCCCTGGTGCGGAAGCTGGTCGAGGCACGCCTGGCGGAGAATGCGGCGCGGCGCGGAGCTTCAACATAG